The following coding sequences are from one Dermacentor silvarum isolate Dsil-2018 chromosome 4, BIME_Dsil_1.4, whole genome shotgun sequence window:
- the LOC119448739 gene encoding neprilysin produces the protein MKPDANVAAKPNGAVTSKEPTATAVDGMQAVILSQPSTAVSSSLPKGERSLMPAVALLTTFVGLVCAGTLAYALLRPTPQVVQRYCDSDDCFQHAYMLVLDLNRSADPCADFGEYVCSAWPTTSIYSFNTQQDRWHKWIQESAQLLGSLRVRRGNKAIAKALQLFRLCLKMDAVALQDNFRLLQQFVSDRKLVAPADGTPSAAHQPGVHPLDVLLDLAINWQMPFWFDVRFLRTNGSHLGILIRPGHYEVFWEIAVEKFIMEPLGTQYEDGGDAPRASITNATSSFFVDSAILSELRNVASGPPKSQPVAVRIKEISSVTPSVTSEQWLEFLRKHLAPTFVVTGEDQILLQDEELLVTVNRLLEKYEHEHILTHIARLVNRTFGNVFSKRLQSLPYDDVASLSPLTNVSYACEVQVEDTFRLPIATQRIAKRKLNLYRAAIDDLLGDVMRATISLLRSSTWMDAESKQAAIKRIQDTTIQLWPREQLIHDEDALYSLYEKFPSGSKIYFDELLLVRKATRAVLGTPAYADIMWMPHGGRDPYFAYDAFSNSIHLAMGAVMPSLFYASATKSINYAGAAALLAPLVVSVLNASSVALDANGWTVKRGEPFPARPPCSADVGDRSAYPDVAAIEVAYRAYKDSLERDGLSSDVRVRPFEEFTGEQLFFMSVCRNTCQLQRGTKTSKTCNAALRDFEPFAAAFGCPKGSFMNPDKKCGFFH, from the coding sequence ATGAAGCCCGACGCTAATGTTGCCGCCAAGCCGAACGGCGCCGTCACCAGCAAAGAGCCGACGGCCACAGCAGTGGACGGCATGCAAGCTGTCATCCTCTCGCAGCCCAGCACGGCTGTGTCCTCGTCGCTCCCCAAGGGCGAGCGCAGCCTGATGCCCGCCGTCGCGCTGCTCACCACATTCGTCGGTTTAGTGTGCGCGGGGACCTTGGCATACGCCCTACTGCGACCGACGCCACAGGTGGTGCAGCGTTACTGCGACAGCGACGACTGCTTCCAGCACGCGTACATGCTCGTCTTGGACCTCAACCGGAGCGCCGACCCGTGCGCCGACTTTGGCGAGTACGTGTGCAGTGCCTGGCCCACCACGTCCATCTATTCGTTCAACACGCAGCAGGACCGCTGGCACAAATGGATCCAGGAGTCGGCTCAACTTCTGGGCTCACTGCGCGTGCGCCGCGGGAACAAAGCCATCGCTAAAGCTCTTCAGCTCTTCCGCCTCTGCCTCAAGATGGATGCCGTGGCGTTGCAGGACAACTTCAGGCTCCTGCAGCAGTTCGTGAGCGATAGGAAGCTTGTGGCTCCCGCAGATGGAACCCCGTCCGCAGCGCATCAGCCTGGCGTGCACCCGCTCGACGTCCTGCTCGACCTGGCCATCAATTGGCAGATGCCCTTCTGGTTCGACGTGCGCTTTCTCAGGACAAACGGCAGTCACCTGGGCATCCTCATCAGGCCTGGTCATTACGAGGTCTTCTGGGAAATAGCCGTGGAGAAGTTTATCATGGAACCACTCGGCACTCAGTACGAGGACGGCGGAGACGCGCCGAGAGCTAGCATCACCAACGCCACCAGCAGCTTCTTCGTGGACAGCGCCATACTATCGGAGCTGAGAAACGTCGCCAGTGGCCCACCAAAATCACAGCCCGTAGCGGTTCGCATCAAGGAAATTTCCAGCGTAACGCCGAGCGTGACGTCCGAGCAGTGGCTCGAATTTCTGCGCAAGCATTTGGCGCCGACCTTCGTGGTGACCGGCGAAGATCAGATTTTGCTGCAGGACGAGGAATTACTGGTTACAGTCAATAGACTACTCGAGAAATACGAACACGAACATATCCTGACCCACATAGCCCGCCTAGTGAACAGGACTTTCGGGAACGTCTTTAGCAAGAGGCTACAGAGCTTGCCTTACGACGACGTTGCTTCCCTCTCGCCTCTGACGAACGTCAGTTACGCTTGCGAAGTTCAGGTTGAAGACACGTTCAGACTGCCGATCGCTACACAACGCATCGCAAAGAGAAAACTGAATCTTTACCGTGCCGCCATTGACGACCTCCTCGGTGACGTCATGAGAGCCACCATCTCGCTCTTGCGCTCCAGCACCTGGATGGACGCCGAGTCGAAGCAAGCGGCCATCAAGAGGATACAGGACACGACCATTCAGCTCTGGCCTCGCGAGCAACTGATACACGACGAGGACGCTTTGTATAGTCTGTACGAGAAATTTCCCTCGGGCAGCAAGATCTACTTCGACGAGCTGCTTCTGGTTCGGAAAGCCACGCGGGCGGTGCTGGGAACGCCCGCGTACGCGGACATCATGTGGATGCCTCACGGTGGTCGGGACCCGTACTTTGCCTACGACGCCTTCAGCAACTCCATTCACTTGGCAATGGGTGCCGTCATGCCTTCGCTATTTTACGCCAGCGCCACCAAGAGCATCAACTACGCAGGCGCGGCGGCTCTACTCGCGCCGCTGGTCGTGAGTGTGCTGAACGCGTCCTCGGTGGCGCTGGACGCGAATGGATGGACGGTGAAGCGCGGCGAGCCGTTCCCGGCGCGGCCTCCGTGCAGCGCCGACGTCGGCGACCGCAGCGCTTATCCGGATGTCGCGGCCATCGAAGTGGCCTACAGGGCCTACAAGGACAGCCTCGAACGCGACGGCCTGTCGTCCGACGTTCGAGTCCGCCCGTTCGAAGAGTTCACCGGCGAGCAGCTCTTCTTCATGTCCGTCTGCCGTAACACGTGCCAGCTGCAGCGCGGCACCAAGACGTCCAAGACGTGCAATGCGGCGCTGCGAGACTTCGAGCCTTTCGCCGCCGCTTTCGGATGTCCCAAAGGCTCGTTCATGAATCCGGACAAGAAGTGCGGCTTTTTTCATTAG